The Glycine max cultivar Williams 82 chromosome 3, Glycine_max_v4.0, whole genome shotgun sequence sequence GTCACCACCCCTAATCGCGAGCGTTGCACCTCACCACCAACAAGCAGTTGAGGACGCCACAAAATCTACTTAGAAGGGAACAAAATCGTTGAAACCCCAACATAACCATTAACTAGACTAATTTAGGTTGCAATAGGGTTTTGGTGTGACAGGTGACGATGCACGACGTTTTGATAGTGGAGGTTGGGTCGCTGACGTCTGGGCTGATGATTGTGGAGGACATGGCATTGCAATCGGTTTGGATTATGGTTTAGTGTTTGgaggtgtgggtggtggctgttTGAGGCATTGATGATAGAGTTTGGAAGTAGGTGGTAGTGCGTTGTGGACTGATGATAATTTCAGAAGATAAACATTGAAGGAGAATAaggtttaaaaatgttttaattgaaaatattttcaaaatttaaaacaaacacatttttaaatacattatttattttttattgataatgaaaacaaaaaataaacaaactaaaCATCCCGTAAGTTTCTCGATCCATCTCTCGTCGAAACTCTTAAatcaaaatctaataaaatttagtttgaCATCCTATAGTCCTATAGTTGGCACATAAAGTCTCATACGTGGCATATTTTTTGGGTTAAATCACGAGcaccatcttcttcttctcctttttttcctCATTTTGAGCTTGGACTTGTAAGTATTGATATCATTTTCATGCAATAtttccttttataattttttaccttCTTAGCCCAATCAGGCTCTTCTTTTACTTTCCTTAGTTTATATGAGCATTCTTGTACTTGATATACGATTAAAcgtgttaaaataaatatgtcaaaaaaaaattaccaaaaaaatatttattgaacttaaacatgatattatttattaatgatttactctacaattaaaatcaacattttattttcataacaaTGACTTCCATtccaataattaaaatttatagcaACTATCCAGTAGAAACTTTTACACATAGTTTATTTATGTTGAAACAAAATGAGAGgaataaaatagaatagaatAAAACATATTGCAGGACCCCGAGAATAAaacctaaatattttttaatagcaCAAGAgtttaaaaaacaatcaaatttaCATTAATAAAAAGGTAATCgagtaattttgtaaatttcgaggttaaatttaactttagttaatataaatatttttgttttatatatatagtctttattttcattctctttttcatctatttaaataaatatatttttcattttttatttctatttattcaaatactatcacatgaattttattttatttattttttatttttatcctcccaattttttttcttatttgtttataataatctattttaatttttcatgtaaAACAAAGTAAACAACATTCATTAACAGACAGTAATTCCAATACCGACGATACCGTgtctaaattttcaattttttttctccccaAATGCCAAAGCTCCTTACAATAGAGGGGGTCCCACGCGTTTAAAAACCTCCCGGGCCCCACCGGTACCACACACAGCAACACGGCCCACCCTCTGACTGAAAAAATCATTCTtctgtttgtttatttattcaCTTATCTAATACGGTGCATTCATTTAGTGTGTGTTcacaggaagaaaaaaaacgaaCTATTTAGTGgtgaaatttgttttttatttttgtcatgtGTGTAACAATTTTTTGGACCTACGTAACGGATATTAAGAGTAAGATATTAATATGTGATCTGATCCCGAGTTGGAAATCAAGATATTCCTTAATCACTTAGTGACTTAGcagcaaaagaagaagaaccaCATCATGAAATCGCATTCCCTTTTAGACTCCAAACAAAGTTCCCTAATCAAGCCCCAATAATTTAACCTCACCTTCATTAACAAGCCTTCAGTTCATAAATCAAAACTCCCCCATCATAAATTAATTCCTCTCTTTCCTTGTCAGTAGAGATTAACCAAGCACATTTAATTCACCGATTGAATTAAAGTGACAACTGGTTGCGCTCACTTGCttacatataaaacaagaagaagaagaagaagaacgcgAAAACCAACCTCCCAAATGGGTATACTGAAATCAAAACACCACAAGCACACGCTCCTCTTTTTTCTTAGTATTTCGTTTCCTCTGTTTCTTCTTACACCTATTACTACCTCAGACAACACAAACTTGATCTACAAAGGTTGCGCCGACCAGAAGATGCAAGGCCAATACTCCCAGAACCTTAAACCGCTCTTGGATTCACTAGTGTCGGCGTCGGCGCAAAAGGGCTTCGCCGCGACTACACAAAACGCGCTCACGGGCGCGTACCAATGCAGAGGGGACCTCTCCAACTCCGAATGCTACAACTGCGTCAGCAAGATTCCAAACATGCTGGGGCGCCTCTGCGGCGGTGATGACGTGGCGGCGGCGCGGGTGCAGCTGAGCGGGTGCTACCTGCGGTACGAGGTGGTCGGGTTCAAGGTGGTCCCGGCCACGCAGCTGCTGTACAAGGTGTGCGGGGCCCGCAAGGTGGTCGACGGCGGAGGGTTCGAGGCGAGGAGGGACGCGGCGTTTGGGATGGCGGAGAACGGCGTGCAGAACAGCGGAAATTTGTTCTACACGGGGAGTTACCAGAGCCTCTATGTGTTGGGGCAGTGCGAGGGTAGTTTGGGAAATGCGGATTGTGGGGGTTGTATCAAGAGTGCTGCGGAACAGGCTGGGGATCAGTGTGCTGACTCCATCTCCGCGCAGGTTTATCTCCAGagttgttttcttagttatagcTTTTACCCCAATGGTGTTCCCACCTTGTCATCTTCCTCAGGTGAGTCACTCAGATAACAGATTAATTATTTCCAATTTTGTCCCCATGTCACAATGAGTGTTCAAAAATGGAAATCAACTCAATAGTTAATTTTCCTGCTGTACAAACATcaataatgaataatttattcatttaagaacaaaaatactttattttatttttctcaactgAAATCTAAAAATCTTTTCTCAAAAATTCAAGAATTGTTGATATAAATGGGAACTCTTTGTCTCTTATTATTAATCAAAGTGATTTAAGATTCAATTCTAATCTTATACATTACATAATAAATAGTatttgaaggaaaatattatgtGTTTACTCATATTTCCTAACAAATAGTAATTCCTACTTTGGACGGGAACTATTTTATAGTAATACACAATattctgaaaagaaaaactgaaatcttaatatacattaaaatgGCAAAACTTATATGAAAGTGCTTTTAGTATTATTGTATAATCAGAATTGGAGATTTACTTTATTAGTCTGTATTAAAGTTGaatagaaatttttatttagtgAATTATCAAGGTAAAGtttcataattaattgaaaattagtactaaaaatattaacagaAATGCATGAaagttttgataaaaataaaatgcattgtgttgAGGATACGAAATgatgatattatatatttttgtgagattGACTTTAAACATTGGGCAAAAGTGACACAAGGAGGATTTAATAAGTGGGATTGTGAAAGGGATTTGCAGGATCTGGGTAGGTGGGTGTGTACTCTTTGTCTATTGTGGTTGCTTTCTTTAGTTAGAGTTGAATTTAATAAAAGATTGaatatttttgtgtttggttTTTGGATCAGGAGGAGGAGGGGGGCATCCACACACGGAGAGGACAGTGGCACTTGCGGTGGGAGGGGTGGCGGCTCTGGGATTCTTGattgtttgtttgttatttcTCAAGTCGGTGTTGAAGAGAAGAGGTGGGAAGCGTTgaaaaagtttattattttatttgatttggattGCGTGTGTATATACCCCTCTCTCAGGATCCACAGATGATCAGTTTTTAACATCTTAGGTGAATATACCTTTGCCTTAATTTGTATAGTTTCTGATCGAAAGggatcattattattattattattattatagggaAATATTCTTATGATGAGTAGTGAATCCGATTTGTGGTATGGTATGGTATGAAATGGATTGGGGAGAAAGTGAAGGGTGCTATAGATCTATGTCCCCACTATAATATGACTTTAGCAAAGagataacactttttttttcccttctaaAATGCACTTGAGTTGTTGCTTTTACTTGCCCGTTGCCTTTCCATGCATATCCTCTGCTCTCCCTAATCCCGCGTCATTTGTATCTCATGGGAAGCATAACAAGATAAAATTGAAGGTGAAAAGTAAAAACTCATAGGTATCTATATGTTGTATGATTGTTATCAATTACTGGCCACGCTTCCATAGACAGATTCTTACTGCTCTTCCTTTATTATTCCGGAtgtttatatacattttttatattcaaataagaaaataagcaCTACCCTTCGTAGGCTTATAATCTACCCTATGGTTAGGCCATGTTAGACTTGATGGTTAAATGACTTAGGTTAACTTATTTCAACAACCAGTTTAATTACAAGGCTATATTTCAAGTAAACCAACTTGTTTAAGCATGGTTAgccaaattatttaaataaatataaataatataatattttttatatcattattatattatttttggactACCTATAATTTTAAGTTCACTGACCTATATACATTTAGAGATATGTTTATAAAGTAATAAATGTATGAATCAACttacacaaaattattttaacaaccaataattttaaattctaacttTTTAGTATACAATTGCATTAAATATTCCaagagaaatatataaaaaaaataattataagcttggtttatttaataagaacgttaaatttaattattagaataatataattcaatatGTACACAGAGttattgaagaaaatattttttttcaataaattgatCCCTTCTCTAAATGATTAAGTTAAACTTGAaccttaaaattgaaaaattaaacta is a genomic window containing:
- the LOC100786830 gene encoding plasmodesmata-located protein 1, producing MGILKSKHHKHTLLFFLSISFPLFLLTPITTSDNTNLIYKGCADQKMQGQYSQNLKPLLDSLVSASAQKGFAATTQNALTGAYQCRGDLSNSECYNCVSKIPNMLGRLCGGDDVAAARVQLSGCYLRYEVVGFKVVPATQLLYKVCGARKVVDGGGFEARRDAAFGMAENGVQNSGNLFYTGSYQSLYVLGQCEGSLGNADCGGCIKSAAEQAGDQCADSISAQVYLQSCFLSYSFYPNGVPTLSSSSGGGGGHPHTERTVALAVGGVAALGFLIVCLLFLKSVLKRRGGKR